TGTTTTGTTTGTCCCAACTATTAATATCTCTCGAAATTAACTGTCGGATTAAATTGTGTTACGTTTGTTACTTACCTTAAATATTGCTATTTAAGTACTGTTGTTTCCATTCTTTCAAAGAACTTTATTCTAAACTCAGCACTACTGCTTCGTTCAAAACTTTTGATCATGTCAGAGATCCGATCTCTTCAGGCCTTATCGCCTTAACACTTTCTATTTTTTTCAGCGCTTTTTGCTTCTGTTTGCTACCGTTTCCTTCGATTCGGGTTGCAAAGGTAAAGACTTTTTCGCTTATCAACCAAATGTTTTTTAGAAATATTTTTTAGAACCTTTCTATTTAACCATTTGATTTTCAATGAACTTGATCGCTTTTCGAGCGGGTTGCAAAGGTAAAGCTTTTTTACTTTACGAATCAAATGTTTTTTAGAATTATTTTTAAAACCTTCTACCTAACTATTTGATTTTCAATGAACTATGATCTTATTTTTTCGATCGGGTTGCAAAGGTAAGGGTTTCTTTTGTTTCAAAAATCATCTTCTGAAAATTTATTTCAGAAAGCTAAGTGAAACTTAGTATTCAGAAACCAGCATTAGTGATCAGTAATTAAAACTTAGATTATGTACCCGGTGTAAATCCGGAACCAAGAGGTTATTAGTAACTGCTTTTGAGCATCAGAACATTACCTTTTAAAGAGCTCTCCGTTTGAACGGGGTGCAAAAGTAGGGGAAAGTGCTGATTCGGAAATCAAAAAGGGGGATATTTTTTTAGATCAGGTAACCCTGCAGCTTTTCCGGGGTGCGATTTCCTTAGTAATTTTTAGCAAAGTGGTCTTTTGCTAAAAAAGCGGAGATTTTCGAGGAAGCTTTTGAGAAGCTTTAAAGAAGCTTTTACCATGCTTTAAGGATGCTTTATCGAAAGCCCGTCTTTTTTTAGCAAAATGCCATTTACAATTTGGGGGTTGGTAGTATTTACCATTTGTTATTTCCCCATCTCCTTCTTTTGACTTTATAATTAGAAGAGATATACCTGGACACGTGGGCGATGGCTTCATCGATGTCGTCGGTGATGAGGACCAGGTTCATGTCTTCGGGGGAGATGGTGCCTTGTTTGGCCATATCTTCCATAGCGGAAAGGAGGGGTTTATAATATTCGGTACCAAAGAGCACGATAGGGAAATCGCTGATGGTACGCGTTTGAACGAGGGTAAGCGTTTCGAAGAATTCATCCATAGTACCAAAACCGCCAGGCAGGATAATAAATGCGTAGGAGTATTTTACGAGCAAGACCTTGCGGACGAAGAAGTACTTTATATTAATGGATTTGTGCACATATGGGTTGGCGTGCTGTTCATGTGGTAATATAATATTACAACCTACGGACATACCCTGGTTCTCGAATGCGCCTTTATTGGCGGCTTCCATGATACCGGGACCGCCGCCTGTCATTGTGGTCATTCCCATTCCGGCGATACGTTTACCAAATTCTACGGCAGCTTCATAATAGGCATGGCCTGGTTTAAAGCGGGCAGATCCAAAAACGGTGATACAGGGGCCAACGAAATGCAGTGTACGGAAACCTTTCAGAAAGCCAGTAAAAACCTCCCAGGCGAAGACCAGTTCATTCATTCGTGGCTTAGGGCCTTCGAGGTAAGCATTATCAGCATCAGCAGGTATAATTCTCTCCGGAGCTTTATTCATATTACGATCTTATAATTTATGCCAGTCATGCAAGTTATGTATAACTGATGTATTACATTGCAGCAATAATTCATTTTAACATGCGCATCATTTCCTATAACGTCAATGGCATACGCAGTGCTATTACCAAGGGTTTTATCGATTGGCTCAAGACCGATCCGGCAGACATCATCTGTTTACAGGAGACCAAGGCGCATAAGGACAATGTAGATTATGCTGCGATAGAGGCTTTGGGGTATAGTACTTACTGGTTTTCGGCGGAGAAGAAAGGATATAGCGGTGTGGCGGTTTTTACACGTATACATCCTGACAATACTTATTTCGGCAATGGCATTATGCAAAGCGATGCCGAGGGGCGTGTGATACGTCTTGATTTTGGTGATATCAGTGTTGTAAATGCTTATTTTCCTTCGGGAACAAGCGGCGATTTACGCCAGACCTATAAATACCAGTGGCTTGATGAGTTTTATGCATACCTGCAGGTATTGCGTGAGACGCGTCCGAACCTGGTGGTATGCGGCGATTACAATATTGCGCATAAGGAGATAGACATTCATGATCCTAAGGGCAATAAAAATTCTTCGGGATTTTTGCCTGAAGAAAGGGCCTGGATGGACAAGTTTTTGCAGCATGGGTTTATAGATACGTTGCGGGTATTCAGGCCGGAGCCGCACCAGTACAGCTGGTGGAGCATGCGTTTTCCGACGGTGCGATTGCAGAACAAGGGCTGGCGTATAGATTATATTACCGTTACCGAGCCTTTACGGGAGCGGCTTGCCGATGCGTGTATCTATCCTGATGTAAAGCACAGTGATCATTGTCCGATATATCTTGAAATAAAATAATGAGCCTATGTATATCTATAACATCACAACGAAAGTAGACTGGAGCATTCATGAGGAGTGGCGGGCCTGGATGGAAGAGACGCATATGCCTGCGGTGCTTGGTACGGGTTGTTTTGACAAGCATCAGTTTGTGCGTGTGCTGGACATTGATGAGACGGAGGGGCC
This Filimonas effusa DNA region includes the following protein-coding sequences:
- a CDS encoding LOG family protein, producing MNKAPERIIPADADNAYLEGPKPRMNELVFAWEVFTGFLKGFRTLHFVGPCITVFGSARFKPGHAYYEAAVEFGKRIAGMGMTTMTGGGPGIMEAANKGAFENQGMSVGCNIILPHEQHANPYVHKSINIKYFFVRKVLLVKYSYAFIILPGGFGTMDEFFETLTLVQTRTISDFPIVLFGTEYYKPLLSAMEDMAKQGTISPEDMNLVLITDDIDEAIAHVSRYISSNYKVKRRRWGNNKW
- a CDS encoding exodeoxyribonuclease III, whose product is MRIISYNVNGIRSAITKGFIDWLKTDPADIICLQETKAHKDNVDYAAIEALGYSTYWFSAEKKGYSGVAVFTRIHPDNTYFGNGIMQSDAEGRVIRLDFGDISVVNAYFPSGTSGDLRQTYKYQWLDEFYAYLQVLRETRPNLVVCGDYNIAHKEIDIHDPKGNKNSSGFLPEERAWMDKFLQHGFIDTLRVFRPEPHQYSWWSMRFPTVRLQNKGWRIDYITVTEPLRERLADACIYPDVKHSDHCPIYLEIK
- a CDS encoding DUF4286 family protein → MYIYNITTKVDWSIHEEWRAWMEETHMPAVLGTGCFDKHQFVRVLDIDETEGPTYAIQYYTSTMARYNHYINAHAPVLREATHVKWGERVISFRSLMEIVD